In Fimbriimonadaceae bacterium, the genomic window GAGCGGCTGCGGTGGCCCGAGCGCGGAGAAGCTCCCCGAACCGGAGGTCAAGGAAGCCGACGTGCCCGATCGTCCGATTTCCACGGGGGCGATAACGATTCAGCAGAAGAAGCCCAGTGGGGCTCCCGAGTGGGAGCTGACGGCCCAACGATCCAACGTGACTTACGGCGGAGACGGCCGTCTGAAGGGTGCTCTCGAAGACGTCGCCGGCAAGCTCTACGACAAGAAAGGCTTGGCGGCAACCGTAACGGCGGAAACCGGTGAGGCCGATCAAACGCGGAAGCGTCTGGACCTAGCCGGGCATGTCATGATTAAGTCGAAGGATGGCAAGACAACCCTCCGCACAGGACGAATGCGGTGGCTTGCCGACCTTGAGATGATCGAAGCCTGGGACGGCGTGGAAGTGGTCACGGAAGATTACAGAATGGGTCCGTTTAAGAGGGTCTGGGCGACCGCCGACTTGACCAAAATCGGGACACCCGACCGATTCCTGAGGAGGTTTCGCTGAAGCCCCTTCTGGTTCTGTTGGTGCTGGTCGCGGGCATGGTCGCGCACGCCCAGGACGACGTCTCCTTCCAGGACCGCAAGGGCAACATGTCGATGCGGGGCCTGAAGTCATGGGTGGTCAAGAGGGTCAACGACCGCACGATCGAATTCGAGGGATCCGGCTCGCCTTTTGTTGGCATATGGAAGGAGCAGGGCCTTGAATTTCGGGGCCAGACCATCACCGGGACGGCGACCCTCAATTCAGCGGGCGCCTATCGGCTCTCCAAGGCCACGATCTCCGGAAATGTGATCGGCATCCGCAGGAATGAGAAAACCGGCCAGACCGTCACCATCCGGTCCGCGTCCACCAGCTTCGACGACCAATCGAATGTGGCCAAGATTCCCGGGGCGTTCAATCTGACGCTGGACGACAAGCTGAATGACCAGAACTTCAAACTGACCGGCACCAAAGCGGACATCACTTTGGCTCCAAGCGAGGAGCGGGATGCCTATCCCATCCGCGCGCTCGACGTCGCCGGGCCGGTCGTCATGACCATGTCCGGTACTCGACTGCAGGAGTCCACCAAGAAGCGCACGCCCTTTACGATCACGGCGAAGGGCTCGGCCCTCGACTACCGGGACTCAAGCCGAACTCTGACGCTGGCCGGACCGATCGACATCGACGGCGAGGACGACCTCATCGCCGGCACGGTTGGCGCCCGATCGGCGGTCATCAAGCTCGACGAGAAACGCCAACCGATCGAGATCTCCTTGAGTGGCAGTCCCGGCCGCACCACGCTAAGAAGGCCGCCCCCCAAAGCTTCCGCATGAAGATCGCCGCCAACGACCTCGTCAAGACCTACCGAAAGCGCAACGTCGTCAACGGCGTCAGCATCGAAGTGCACCAAGGCGAGATTGTGGGTCTCCTCGGCCCAAACGGGGCGGGCAAAACCACGACCTTCTACATGGTGACGGGACTGGTGAAGCCCAACCGGGGAAAGGTGCTGTTCGATGACCGGAACGTCACCACGTGGCCCATGTTCCGCCGGGCCCGAGCGGGTGTAAGTTACCTCCCGCAGGAGAGCAGCGTCTTTCGCCGAATGTCGGTCGAGGACAACATTCGCCTGGTCATGGAAATGCAGAAGTCGAGCCGGGCCGAAATCCGCGCCAAGATCGACGAGCTTGCCGAAGAGCTGCATATCCACAAGATCCTCAAGTCGCAGGGAGCGGTGCTGAGCGGCGGCGAGAGAAGGCGGGTCGAAATCGCCAGGGCTCTTGCCGTGAATCCCAAGTTCATCCTTCTCGATGAGCCGTTCACCGGCATCGATCCCGTGACGATCGAGGAGATCCAAGCGATCATTCAGCGGCTGCGCAATCGGCAAATCGGCATCCTGATAACGGACCACAACGTTTCGGCGACCCTGCGAATCACCGATCGGAACTACATCCTGGTCGATGGACAAATCATCGCGACCGGCAATGCTGCCCAGATCGCGGGCAACGAGGTCGTTCGCAAGCACTATCTTGGAACCCAGTTCCGAGCCGACGACGACTGGACCCTTCCAGACGAGACGCCTGAGGTGCCGGCGCCATGAGGCGGCTGGATGCGCTCGTCGTGAAGGAGCTATTCAGCCCGTGGGCGTTCGGCGTCGCCATTTTCACGGTGCTGATCATGGCCGGCACGTACCTGTTCAAGATCACCGAGTATGTCGTTGGAGGGGTCGGCCCCTCGATCGTGATCCAACTCTCTCTGCTTCTGCTGCCGGGAGTGATGGCGAAGACGTTTCCAATGGCGATGCTGCTTGCGGCGTTGCTCGCTTTCGGCCGTTTAAGCGGCGACAGTGAGATCGTGGCCATGCGTGCGACGGGCGCCAGTCTGCCAAGAATCATGCTTCCCGTTGGCTTCTTCGGCCTGGCGGTGGCGGCGGTGGCATTCGCCTTCAACGAGCTCCTGGTGCCGGTTGCCTCCCTCCGGGCTACACATTTGCAGGAGGAAATCAACACGCGGCTCTCCGGCGCGTCGTGGCGGGCCCTCCAATATCCGATTTTCTCCGAGGGCAAGCTGCAGGCGATTGTGGGTGCTCAGAACTTCGAATTTGGAACTCGCGAGCTGGAAGGCGCCTACGTTATCACGTACGATCCCGAGCACGAGCCGGTCTATATCCTCTTCGCCGACCGTCTCGTGTTCAGCAGCGATACGGATTGGCGGATCAAGGGTAAGGCGAAGCTGATGGCGGCCGACGGCACCACCCAGATCACGTTGGCCGAGGGTGCGTGGCCCAGCGAGATACCCAAGCTCGATGTCGATCCCAGGGCGTTTATCGCGTCAACGCTGAGGGATCTCGATGCCCTCAGCATGCGGCAAATGAGGGAACAGATCAACGAAGCCAAGGCGAACCCAACGTTCGATCCCGCCCAGATCGCCAACTTGGAATACGGGTACTTCAATAAGATCGCCCTGCCCGCAGCGGCCATCGTCTATGCGCTCGTTGGAGCGCCACTCGGAATCAGGAACCACCGCGCCAGCACGGCGAGCGGCTTCTGGATGTCGGTGCTGATCATCTTCTGCTACATCAGCCTGGCGAATCTCATGAACATCTATGCGCAAGGAGGCAAAATTCACGCTTCCGTGGCCAGCTTCACCCCGCTGGTTATCGGATTGATGGTGGCGGCATTCACCATCTGGCGGAAGAACTAAGACCGTGGACGGCGTCAGCTTCTGGTTCATTGCCCTCATCGTCGTGCTCTCGGGAGTCGTGAGCTTTCTTGCCGACATCCTCGGCCGCAAGTTGGGCAAAAAGCGTCTCTCCCTGTTTGGCCTCCGGCCCCGTACGGTCGCCGCGCTCACCGTCGCCGTGGTCGGCATGCTGATTCCCCTCGTGACCATCCTCATTCTCGCCAGCGCCAGCAGAGACGTGAGCGAATGGCTGACCCGGGGAAGCCGCGCCCTCGAAGACCTGCGGATGCGGGACTCGCAACTCAAAAAGTCGACCGAGGAGCTCCAGCGGCTCACCGAAGATATCAAGCGTCTCGAAGAGCAGCAGAAGACCGAATCCCTGAATATCGCGAGAATCCAGCGGGAAAAAACCAAGACCGAAGGCGATCTGAAGGGTCTGACGGAGAACTACCGCAGGCTTGAACAAGACTCGCGCGAGGTCCGGGCCAAGCTCCAAAAAGAGCAGGCTGGTCTGTCGACCGCTCGCAAGGAGCTGCAGGCGTTAACCAGATCGCGGAAGGAGGTTGAAGACCGGTTCAACCAGTTGGAGCGAATCAGCAACACGCTTAGCCAACACAACCTTGAGCTCGACCGCCAACTGCAGGAGAAGGATCGCCAGATCGCGTCCAAAGAAAAGGAAATCGGCGAGCGGACCAAGCGGGTCGAGGAGCTGACGAAAAACTCAGGCGAACTGGAGCGAGAGTTGGCCGACCTCCAGGGCAGGCTGAAGACAATCCAGCAGGACCTCGACAACCGCCAACGAGAGCTCGAAACCGCCAACCTCGCAATCGATGGCGCGAGGGCAGAGGTCTCCCGCCTGGAAATGATCGGCCAGCAACTTGCTGCCGGCCTAGGTGCGGCACGAACGCGGCCGATGATCTACCGATTTGGCGACGAGGTTTCCCGGCTGCCCGTACCGGAGCGGCTGAAGCCGGACGATGCGGCATCGCATCTCACCACGATCATGCGGGGCGTTCGGGTCGTCGCCGAGCAGCGCGGCGCCAAGGCCTCGGAAACCGAACCCGTCGCCGGGATGCGCAGCGTGCAGCTCGACAACGGCAAGACGCTGACGGTTGAAGAGCAGGAAGCCCAGATTATTCGTAGCCTCAGCAACAAGGCCGATCCGTTCGTGCTCATCGCGTATTCGGTGTGGAACTCCTTCGAGGGTGAACCCCTTTGGGTGCGGGTGGAGACGTTCCCGAACCCCTTGGTCTTCAAGCAGGGCCAGATCGTGGCGGAAATGCGCATCGACGGCAGCCAAGGTGAGGAGGCGATTTTGGAGAACCTCCGCACGCTCATCACCGAGCGCGTACGACAGGCGGCGATCAAGGCGAAGATGATCGGCGCAACCGGGCGCGACGTGCAATTCGGCGAGGTGCCCAACGATCGGATTATCGCTCTCATGAGGGAGATCCGTACCGCCGCGAGAAACGTCCGCGTCGTTGCGCTTGCCGCTGCCGATACGCGAGCCGCCGACCGCCTTGAGCTGGACTTCCGGTTGCGATAGCTCATGCCAGACAAGATCGTCCTCGCCATCGACCCCGGCCGCAACAAGTGCGGCTTGGCCCTGGTTCGCCGGGACGATGCCGGTCACGTCCACCTCATGTGGCGAAAGATCGTCCCGACCGAAGCCATCGCGAGCGCGTTGATCGAGGCCGCCGATGTCGCCTACTACAGCATGCTTGTGGTGGGGGGCGGCACCACGTCGCGGGAGCTGGTCCATCGGCTGCGGGATGCGATGCCTTCGGTCGGCATCCTCGTGGTTGACGAGAAGGAGACCACCATCCAAGCCAGGGAGCGCTACTGGGAGCATAATCCACGCCGGGGCTGGCGACGCATTCTGCCGGCTTCGCTCCAGGTGCCGCCAGATCCGATCGACGATTTTGCCGCCCTCGTGATCGCCGAGCGCGTTATTGGCGACGCGTAAGCCATAATAGCTTCGGATCCACCACTTTATGCCCAGACGCAGATACGATCATTCCAAGCAGGGACCGCCGAAAGAGGACGGCATCGAGGTTGAAGGCACGGTCATCGAGACCCTGCCCAATGCCCGTTTTCGCGTCAAGCTGGATGAGGGAGACGTGGAGCTGCTGGCCCACGTAAGCGGCAAGATGCGAATGCACTATATCCGTATCCTCCCTGGCGACCGGGTCAAGGTCGAGCTGTCGCCCTATGACCTCACCATGGGCCGGATCGTCTATCGCTACAAGTAAGCGCCGCGCGCGCTGACTTCAGTCCGGAGCGGGTCCTGCAGCAGGGCAATGAAAGTGCTCGTCGTCAACCGCGACATGACCGTAGGCGGAGGCGTCACCTACATCCTCAAGC contains:
- the infA gene encoding Translation initiation factor IF-1 — its product is MPRRRYDHSKQGPPKEDGIEVEGTVIETLPNARFRVKLDEGDVELLAHVSGKMRMHYIRILPGDRVKVELSPYDLTMGRIVYRYK
- the lptB_2 gene encoding Lipopolysaccharide export system ATP-binding protein LptB, translating into MKIAANDLVKTYRKRNVVNGVSIEVHQGEIVGLLGPNGAGKTTTFYMVTGLVKPNRGKVLFDDRNVTTWPMFRRARAGVSYLPQESSVFRRMSVEDNIRLVMEMQKSSRAEIRAKIDELAEELHIHKILKSQGAVLSGGERRRVEIARALAVNPKFILLDEPFTGIDPVTIEEIQAIIQRLRNRQIGILITDHNVSATLRITDRNYILVDGQIIATGNAAQIAGNEVVRKHYLGTQFRADDDWTLPDETPEVPAP
- the smc_3 gene encoding Chromosome partition protein Smc, which gives rise to MDGVSFWFIALIVVLSGVVSFLADILGRKLGKKRLSLFGLRPRTVAALTVAVVGMLIPLVTILILASASRDVSEWLTRGSRALEDLRMRDSQLKKSTEELQRLTEDIKRLEEQQKTESLNIARIQREKTKTEGDLKGLTENYRRLEQDSREVRAKLQKEQAGLSTARKELQALTRSRKEVEDRFNQLERISNTLSQHNLELDRQLQEKDRQIASKEKEIGERTKRVEELTKNSGELERELADLQGRLKTIQQDLDNRQRELETANLAIDGARAEVSRLEMIGQQLAAGLGAARTRPMIYRFGDEVSRLPVPERLKPDDAASHLTTIMRGVRVVAEQRGAKASETEPVAGMRSVQLDNGKTLTVEEQEAQIIRSLSNKADPFVLIAYSVWNSFEGEPLWVRVETFPNPLVFKQGQIVAEMRIDGSQGEEAILENLRTLITERVRQAAIKAKMIGATGRDVQFGEVPNDRIIALMREIRTAARNVRVVALAAADTRAADRLELDFRLR